The sequence ATTCCACTTAGATTTAATTTCTTCGGCATCAATAAAAGGAGAACCACCAATTAAACCGATATCAGTTATGTTATTAAATGCCTGCATCGGTTCGTGGAAAGGAAGACGAAACAGGCGATCGCACTTTGAATAACATTCGCCAATCCAGTCAGATATGTCAATAAAATCACCACCCCAATCTCTGTAAATAAAATCCCAACCAAAGTTACTAATTGCCCAACAGGGGACATTTGCAGCTTTGCCAATATCTGCGGCTAAGAAAGGAATATCTGCCAAAATTAAATTAACGTGATTCTGATGAATAAAATCAACTTCAGAAGCGATGATAGAAGATTGCTTTTTCTTTATTTTTAATAATTTGTCTAAGGTAGCTTGCTTATCCATACTGAAACTATCAGCTTGGATAACTCCCACATCGTAAGCACGGGGGCGATGGATAAAATCACCTTTGATATAGCATTCCAACAACCAACGCGGTGCTGCTGTCACCATAATTAGCAAGGCTTCCGGACATAACTTTTGAATAGTCGCCGCTACAGAAGCACTACGAGTAGCATGTCCGAAACCATGACTTGTAATTGCAATATATATAATAGGACGTTGCATATTTGAAAATAGGGAATTGGGCATTGAGCATTGGGAATAGCAATTAATTATTTGTTATTTCTTCTATTCCTTTTACATTTAACACTTTATATGTTTTGGTATAATTTCGCATCTCAACTTATGTGGCGGAGTACTAGTACTTCACCACATTAATTGTGCTAGGTTAGGAAGTCGCTCCGTAGGTTGGGTGAAGCGAAGCGCAACCCAACACTAGTGGTGCTTTTCATTTATTTTGACGGATTGTAGAGACGTAGCAATGCTACGTCTCCCGACGTTAGGGAGAAAACGAACCCATCAAAATTAATGAAATAGAACACTAGTAACCTATGCCCAATTCCCAATTTTCTAATTAAAAAACTTCTGAATTTCCTCAACCAACCGATCCATTTCCGATTCTAAAGTAAAGTAATGGACGCAAGCACGGACACAATCGGGGTCTAGAATTGTACGTGTAAATATTTTTTTTGATTCTAAAAATGTTACTAGTTCTAAACTGCTTTTAGATTGATTACTTTCTAATTCAAAGGAAACTAAACCGGATTCGGGGGGAGAATTCCGCAAACATTTTATACCCGATACCTGCATCAACTTTTGCCACAGATACTCGCTATTGTGACAAATTTGTTCGTAACGTTTTTGCGGTGTTCCCCATTGTTGATGTACTGAAATAGCTTCGGTTAAACCAACGTAGAAAGGATAAGCGGAGGTTGCAATTTCATATCTTTCGCCACTGTCTTGCCATTTTACAGGCTGAGCTTGACCGTCAACAACTACGCTACGCCAGCCTACAAAGGTAGGATAAAGACTTTCTCTGATTTGAGGACGCACGTACAAACCGCCAACACCGGGAGGTCCGCACAACCATTTGTGACCTGTAAAAGCGTAAAAATCTACACCCAATTCTGTTAAATTTAATGGTAATAATCCTACAGATTGGGCTGCATCTACCATTAATTTTGTATCGTTGTTTCTACAAACTTCCGATATTTTGTCCAAAGGTAAAACTTGTCCCGTGTTCCAAAGTACGTGGCTTAATACCAACATACGAGTACGCGGACGTAAGTGTTGAGCAATTACTGCTACAGAATCGCCCTCATTTAAAGTCGCCATGATTGGGCAGGTACTAACTTCGACAGAAAATCTTCGTGCGATTTCCTTAGCTGTGGCGATAATCCCCGGATGTTCGCAGTCTGTAAGCAGTATATGGTCTCCTGCTTGCCACTCAATACCCCACATTGCAATATTGCAGCCAACGGTTACATCTTCTGTAAGAGTTATAGTTTCCGATGGTACATTGAGTTCGGTTGCAATTGCTACTCTTGTTGCTTTAGTCTGTTGTATAAGCCAGCTATTAACTTCATTCCCAAAAGGACCTAGTAGTTGAATCTCCTCCTGAGCTTGAATTACGGCATTCATCGCCGAAGAAGGCATTGGTCCTTGACCTCCGAAGTTAAAATAAGCTTTATTGGCTAAAGCCGGAAATTCTTGTCGATACTGATGTAAGGTTGTTTGCTTAGCAGATATACTCGTCATACAGATTTTATATTTTGGATTAGGAAACAAGTTAAAGGTTAGGGATTTTTTACTTTGTAAAGCTTTATAAAACAGCTTTATTGAAGGTTGAGCCTATTTTCCTCAAACGAGAATTTTTTTGATTTTAGCTGAAATGCTTTCAACTTAAATATTTTCAATTTATGTAGGGAGTTTGTATTTTGAATCGGACTTCAACCCGGAGGGTGTAGATGTTCTTCTGGCATTATTGCTGTTGTGCGACACTTACTTAGATTCTGAACGTAATAATAAAGCTTGCAGTGTTACGCACCAACCAAGTATTTGTGAGCATAATGTACGTATTTCCTATTGAATTTTCCAGTCGGTTCGTACAAGTAAATTAGATGTTGAGTTAGTAATAGCATCTTTATCGCTTCTTCAACCGAGGTATTTTGTATCGCACTCACTTAAAGTTACCTTGATTACTCCCCGCCAAACGCTAATTATTGTTAGTTTAAAAGAATGTTAATTAATGCCGAACTGCTGCTGCAATATCAAAAGTGTAAACGCCGCCCTTTTTTGAACGTTCGCGGCGACAAAACCGAGCAGGATGCTCCT comes from Rivularia sp. PCC 7116 and encodes:
- a CDS encoding glycosyl transferase, with product MQRPIIYIAITSHGFGHATRSASVAATIQKLCPEALLIMVTAAPRWLLECYIKGDFIHRPRAYDVGVIQADSFSMDKQATLDKLLKIKKKQSSIIASEVDFIHQNHVNLILADIPFLAADIGKAANVPCWAISNFGWDFIYRDWGGDFIDISDWIGECYSKCDRLFRLPFHEPMQAFNNITDIGLIGGSPFIDAEEIKSKWNITAPREKTILLTFGGLGLQQIPYQNLVNFPDWQFITFDKSAPDLPNLIKVNDIHIRPVDFMPVCGKIVSKPGFGTFAEATKLGVPIISVTRDNFAEATFLLEGIKNYNYHQILTPAELFESSWEFLKQPLEAPRCQEAIAIDGNEVIAKTVVDFFEGLLS
- a CDS encoding aminotransferase class V-fold PLP-dependent enzyme, which translates into the protein MTSISAKQTTLHQYRQEFPALANKAYFNFGGQGPMPSSAMNAVIQAQEEIQLLGPFGNEVNSWLIQQTKATRVAIATELNVPSETITLTEDVTVGCNIAMWGIEWQAGDHILLTDCEHPGIIATAKEIARRFSVEVSTCPIMATLNEGDSVAVIAQHLRPRTRMLVLSHVLWNTGQVLPLDKISEVCRNNDTKLMVDAAQSVGLLPLNLTELGVDFYAFTGHKWLCGPPGVGGLYVRPQIRESLYPTFVGWRSVVVDGQAQPVKWQDSGERYEIATSAYPFYVGLTEAISVHQQWGTPQKRYEQICHNSEYLWQKLMQVSGIKCLRNSPPESGLVSFELESNQSKSSLELVTFLESKKIFTRTILDPDCVRACVHYFTLESEMDRLVEEIQKFFN